From the genome of Uranotaenia lowii strain MFRU-FL chromosome 1, ASM2978415v1, whole genome shotgun sequence, one region includes:
- the LOC129738107 gene encoding uncharacterized protein LOC129738107 — MARECQSKFSCRNCGGRHHTLVCFKGKDGEISESSRSGETNGTSKSNQLRKETSCQVSNTASSSCLTSGVERKAHCRVLLATAVVLLEDEMGNRYPARALLDSGSESNFMSERLSQRLKMSRKRVDVAILGIGRTSTRVKHKVQAVVRSRVNNYFKEMEFLVLPKVTVDLPTATVSTNEWSFPNGIELADPSFFESRMVDLVLGIESFFDFFESGKRISIGDQLPTLTESVFGWVVSGGLSQGTSARIACNVSTTESLETLVARFWACEELGSENLYSREERRCEEVFQKTIQRDSNGRYTVSLPKNEEVFPNLGDSREIALRRLGATERRLARNSELRELYTKFMDKYIQLGHMREVVETSNTKRCFLPHHPVEKESSTTTKLRVVFDASCKTTTGISLNDGLLSGPVIQDDLRAIILRCRMCQIMVVADIEKMFRQINVAHEDRPLQSILWRNSPSEPVRTFELNTVTYGTKPAPFLATRTLKQLALDEAERFPLASRVFLDDTYMDDVVSGADDATAALKLRIQLDKAAKAGGFRLRKFASNCAEVLQGLSQDSVAIEESSDGSEIDPSMKILGLTWLPKSDVFKYNFNIPDIPNSTVLTKRKVLSVIATLFDPLGLLGAAITTAKIFMQQLWTLRNSDDQRLDWDQPLPPTVGEDWLKYYEQLVSLNNVRIERCNIIPKAIHKEIHCFSDASEKAYGGCVYLKSVNPNGEVKICLLSAKSRVAPLASQSIPRLELCGALLTAELFKFVQESMKLECPVIFWTDSTCVWRWLQAVPSTWTTYVANRVAKIQQLTEGFEWRHVPGVDNPADLISRGIPPAEIGHTRLWWEGPAWLALERENWPERPDNHLAEMGEEEKRRTTVTALTTNITEHESDFNRWFFSLYSDYTKMVRCTAYLLRFMKLLRSKRQVKFQPFLQAAEMDEAERALAMCVQKECFAEELKALSKGDFVSRQSKLRWFNPKVFPDGLLRIGGRLSNSTESEAAKHPIVLPARHDLTRLILEHFHRRLLHAGPQLLLATVRLKFWPLGGRGVARQVVQKCHTCFKARPTPIQQFMAELPVSRVTVSRAFSKAGVDYFGPIYIRPAPRRPVVKAYVAIFVCMSTKAVHLELVSDLSTERFIQALRRFVGRRGKCVELFSDNGTNFVGARNQMSELLSLLKSQNHREKLYKECGNDGIKWHFNPPSAPHFGGLWEAAVRSAKKHILRVIGENPVSSEDFTTLLVQVEACLNSRPITPLSNDPNDLEPLTPGHFIIGESLQSMPDKTYEQIPDNRLDQMQLM; from the coding sequence ATGGCTAGAGAATGCCAGTCCAAGTTTTCGTGTCGGAATTGTGGAGGTCGCCATCATACTCTGGTGTGTTTTAAGGGCAAGGACGGAGAAATTTCGGAATCTTCAAGGTCAGGTGAAACTAATGGCACTTCTAAGAGTAATCAGTTGAGAAAAGAAACATCTTGTCAGGTTTCTAATACAGCTTCATCATCATGCTTGACATCGGGTGTCGAGCGCAAAGCACATTGTCGGGTTCTTCTTGCAACTGCCGTGGTTCTCTTAGAAGATGAAATGGGAAACAGATATCCAGCTCGAGCGCTGCTTGATTCAGGGTCAGAAAGCAATTTCATGTCAGAAAGATTGAGTCAGCGTTTGAAGATGAGTCGGAAAAGGGTAGATGTAGCGATACTTGGTATTGGTCGGACATCTACTAGGGTTAAACACAAGGTTCAAGCAGTGGTGCGATCGAGGGTGAACAATTACTTTAAGGAAATGGAATTCCTGGTTCTACCCAAGGTAACTGTCGATCTGCCAACTGCAACGGTTTCAACGAACGAATGGTCCTTCCCAAATGGTATTGAGTTGGCTGATCCATCATTTTTTGAGTCAAGGATGGTGGATTTGGTGTTGGGAATCGAGTCGTTCTTTGATTTCTTCGAATCGGGAAAACGGATTTCCATCGGAGATCAATTACCAACGCTTACAGAGTCAGTTTTCGGTTGGGTCGTTTCTGGAGGTTTATCGCAAGGGACATCAGCACGGATTGCTTGTAATGTTTCAACAACAGAGTCTCTTGAAACGCTTGTTGCTCGGTTTTGGGCTTGTGAGGAGTTAGGTTCGGAAAACTTATACTCACGAGAGGAAAGGCGTTGCGAGGAAGTTTTCCAGAAAACGATACAGAGAGACAGCAATGGAAGGTACACAGTTTCTCTTCCTAAGAATGAGGAGGTTTTCCCTAATTTAGGCGACTCAAGGGAAATAGCGTTAAGGCGCTTGGGCGCAACTGAGCGCAGGTTAGCAAGGAATTCGGAATTGCGGGAGCTGTATACCAAGTTCATGGACAAATATATACAGCTAGGGCACATGAGAGAAGTGGTCGAAACGTCAAATACTAAACGCTGTTTTTTGCCACACCATCCGGTCGAGAAGGAGAGTAGTACGACCACTAAGTTGCGTGTAGTGTTCGACGCCTCATGCAAAACTACAACAGGAATTTCACTAAACGACGGATTATTATCAGGTCCAGTAATCCAGGATGATCTTCGGGCAATTATACTCCGCTGTCGCATGTGTCAGATTATGGTCGTGGCGGACATCGAGAAAATGTTTCGACAAATCAATGTAGCACATGAGGACCGTCCACTTCAGTCAATCTTATGGAGGAACTCACCATCGGAACCAGTTAGAACGTTTGAGCTGAACACGGTAACGTACGGCACCAAACCAGCTCCGTTTTTAGCTACTCGCACCCTAAAGCAGTTGGCATTAGACGAAGCAGAAAGATTTCCCCTGGCATCACGAGTATTTTTGGATGATACGTACATGGACGATGTTGTATCAGGTGCAGACGATGCAACCGCAGCTCTCAAACTGAGAATTCAGTTAGATAAGGCTGCAAAAGCTGGAGGATTTCGGTTACGAAAATTCGCATCAAATTGTGCAGAAGTCCTACAAGGGCTATCACAAGACAGTGTAGCTATTGAAGAGTCTTCAGATGGATCGGAGATAGATCCTTCGATGAAGATACTTGGGCTCACATGGTTACCGAAATCTGATGTCTTCAAGTACAACTTCAACATCCCTGATATTCCAAATTCCACGGTTTTAACAAAACGCAAGGTGCTGTCGGTAATTGCAACGCTTTTCGACCCTTTAGGACTTCTCGGTGCTGCAATAACAACTGCTAAAATATTTATGCAGCAGTTGTGGACGTTACGGAACAGCGACGATCAAAGGTTGGATTGGGATCAGCCGTTGCCTCCAACGGTGGGTGAGGATTGGCTGAAATATTACGAACAACTGGTTTCACTCAACAACGTTCGGATCGAGCGGTGCAACATAATTCCAAAGGCCATTCACAaggaaattcattgtttttcggACGCTTCGGAGAAGGCGTATGGTGGTTGCGTCTATTTGAAAAGTGTCAACCCAAATGGAGAGGTTAAGATTTGTTTGTTGTCAGCTAAATCGAGGGTAGCTCCGCTAGCAAGCCAGTCAATTCCACGTTTAGAATTGTGTGGGGCTTTGCTTACTGCCGAACTGTTCAAATTCGTTCAGGAATCCATGAAGCTTGAATGCCCAGTTATCTTCTGGACAGATTCCACATGCGTGTGGCGATGGTTACAGGCTGTTCCATCTACTTGGACTACCTATGTGGCAAATCGAGTTGCCAAAATACAACAACTAACGGAAGGTTTCGAATGGAGACATGTCCCAGGCGTCGACAACCCGGCAGATCTGATTTCTCGGGGCATTCCACCTGCCGAAATTGGTCACACTCGTTTATGGTGGGAAGGTCCAGCCTGGTTAGCGCTAGAAAGGGAAAACTGGCCAGAACGACCAGATAATCACTTAGCAGAGATGGGCGAGGAGGAGAAGCGTCGAACCACAGTAACAGCATTGACAACAAACATTACAGAGCATGAGTCAGATTTCAATCGTTGGTTTTTTAGTTTGTATTCGGATTACACTAAAATGGTCAGATGTACAGCTTACTTGTTAAGGTTTATGAAGCTGTTAAGGTCAAAGCGGCAGGTCAAATTTCAACCTTTTCTACAGGCAGCTGAGATGGATGAAGCTGAAAGAGCTTTAGCGATGTGTGTTCAGAAGGAGTGCTTTGCTGAGGAGTTAAAGGCTTTATCTAAGGGTGATTTTGTGTCAAGGCAATCGAAACTGAGGTGGTTCAATCCCAAAGTATTCCCTGATGGTTTGTTAAGGATTGGTGGTAGATTGAGCAATTCGACCGAGTCAGAAGCAGCAAAACACCCTATTGTCTTACCTGCACGTCACGATCTTACTCGACTAATCCTAGAACACTTTCACCGCCGATTATTGCACGCAGGTCCTCAGTTACTTTTAGCTACAGTAAGGTTGAAGTTTTGGCCCTTAGGTGGAAGAGGTGTAGCTCGTCAAGTTGTTCAAAAATGCCACACATGCTTCAAGGCTCGCCCGACGCCTATTCAACAGTTCATGGCAGAACTGCCGGTTTCACGCGTAACGGTTTCGCGTGCATTCAGTAAGGCAGGTGTAGATTATTTTGGTCCAATATACATTCGACCAGCTCCCAGACGTCCAGTAGTTAAGGCATACGTGGCTATTTTTGTATGCATGTCCACTAAAGCAGTACATCTTGAGCTGGTGTCGGACCTATCTACCGAAAGATTTATACAGGCCTTGCGTAGATTTGTCGGAAGAAGAGGAAAATGTGTTGAGCTCTTTTCAGATAACGGTACGAATTTTGTCGGAGCTAGAAATCAAATGTCAGAATTGTTAAGTCTGTTGAAGAGTCAGAATCATCGAGAAAAGTTGTACAAGGAATGTGGTAACGATGGAATTAAGTGGCATTTCAATCCCCCAAGCGCCCCACATTTTGGTGGTTTGTGGGAGGCAGCGGTGCGTTCCgctaaaaaacatattttgaggGTTATCGGGGAAAACCCTGTTAGTTCAGAAGATTTTACGACGCTTCTCGTTCAGGTCGAAGCTTGTTTAAATTCACGGCCCATTACACCACTTTCAAACGATCCTAATGATTTGGAACCATTGACACCGGGTCATTTTATTATCGGAGAGTCTTTACAGTCCATGCCAGATAAAACCTACGAACAAATACCCGATAACAGACTTGACCAAATGCAACTGAtgtag